The following coding sequences are from one Tachysurus vachellii isolate PV-2020 chromosome 7, HZAU_Pvac_v1, whole genome shotgun sequence window:
- the zgc:109889 gene encoding actin-binding protein WASF3 isoform X1 codes for MPLVKRSIEPRHLCRGALPDRVSSELECVTNSTLAAVIKQLGSLSRHAEDIFGELFKEANSFCLRMSHLQERVDLLAVKVTQLDSTVEEVSLQDINMRKAFKSSTTQDQQVVSRASIPNPVLEIYQCGDKPPPLNILTPYRDDKKDALKFYTDPSYFFNLWKEKMLQATEDKRKEKRRQKTSGPAQAHSAQSKSLSRQATPRSPLFCSEQQKQVEEPGREVKKVRKARNRRQEWNVLAYDKEFRPDARFTPSPYHGMSSEGSLSPDNRSVLSDVGEHSYPGSPNRPAQQTPPCSAHSTTDGKELILTPTQTLQRGYRPTGTLSTPAGRDTLDRIQPSHTTPPTDPTLNGPRPAQAKDYSSQQSQHSEFFIPPAPPPPPPPIIPSAQTAFDSPTAPASSSSSALPASTMASLSRPYSSSPPAAPPPPPSGPPTHTHPLTYSLPPAPAETAGPRKAQVPLVPMSDARSDLLAAIRRGIQLRKVQEQRELEAKKEPVGNDVATILSRRIAVEYSESDEDSELDENEWSD; via the exons ATGCCACTGGTAAAGAGGAGCATTGAGCCCAGGCACCTGTGCAGGGGAGCTCTGCCTGACCGAGTCTCCAGTGAGCTGGAGTGTGTCACCAACAGCACTCTGGCAGCCGTCATCAAACAGCTTGGTAGCCTCA GTCGCCATGCAGAAGACATCTTCGGGGAGCTGTTTAAAGAAGCAAACAGTTTCTGCTTGCGCATGAGTCACCTGCAGGAGCGTGTGGACCTGCTGGCTGTTAAAGTCACCCAGCTGGACTCGACTGTAGAAGAAG TCTCACTGCAGGACATCAACATGAGGAAGGCGTTTAAGAGCTCCACCACTCAGGATCAGCAGGTCGTGTCACGTGCCTCCATCCCCAACCCTGTTCTGGAGATTTACCAGTGTGGAGATAAACCTCCACCACTCAATATCCTCACTCCATACAG AGACGATAAGAAGGACGCTCTGAAATTTTACACAGACCCGTCATACTTCTTCAACCTCTGGAAGGAGAAAATGCTGCAAGCCACAGAGGAcaagaggaaagagaagagacgGCAGaag ACGAGCGGTCCGGCTCAGGCTCACTCGGCCCAGTCTAAGTCCCTGTCCAGGCAGGCCACTCCCAGAAGCCCCCTCTTCTGCTCT gagCAGCAGAAGCAGGTAGAGGAACCAGGTCGTGAGGTGAAGAAGGTTCGGAAAGCACGGAACCGCAGACAGGAATGGAACGTGCTGGCCTATGATAAAGAATTTCGCCCTGATGCACGCTTTACTCCCTCCCCATACCACGGCATGTCGTCAGAGGGCTCACTATCACCCGACAACAG GTCGGTGTTATCAGATGTGGGTGAGCACTCGTACCCTGGCAGCCCAAATCGGCCTGCACAACAAACGCCACCATGCAGTGCGCACTCCACCACAGACGGTAAGGAGCTCATCCTCACTCCCACCCAGACACTGCAGCGAGGCTACCGGCCCACTGGCACGCTGTCTACTCCGGCCGGGAGAGACACACTCGATAGAATCCAGCCGTCACACACAACTCCACCCACTGACCCTACCCTCAACGGCCCTCGCCCAGCTCAGGCTAAAgactacag CAGTCAACAATCCCAGCATTCCGAGTTCTTCAtccctcctgctcctcctccaccacctcccCCAATTATTCCCTCAGCTCAGACAGCCTTCGACAGCCCGACTGCTCCcgcctcctcctcttcctccgcTCTTCCCGCCAGCACCATGGCCTCCCTGTCACGCCCCTACAGCTCCTCGCCTCCTGCAGCTCCTCCGCCACCTCCATCCGGACCCCcgacgcacacacacccactcacataCAGCCTGCCTCCAGCCCCTGCTGAGACAGCAGGCCCCAGGAAGGCTCAGGTGCCTCTAGTCCCTATGAGCGATGCCAGGAGTGACCTGCTAGCTGCCATACGCCGAG GAATCCAGTTAAGGAAAGTGCAGGAGCAGAGGGAGCTGGAGGCTAAGAAGGAGCCTGTGGGCAATGATGTAGCCACAATTCTGTCACGCCGCATTGCTGTGGAGTACAGCGAATCAGACGAGGACTCTGAGCTGGATGAAAACGAGTGGTCTGATTGA
- the LOC132849227 gene encoding zinc finger protein 271-like translates to MRRSKLKLHCEEPSERRFCCSICDKSFTIEFSLLKHMKLHSGEKPFHCSHCGKTFTQLFNLMSHLRTHTGEKPFLCSQCGKSFSYVSNLKTHLRIHTGEKPFLCSQCGKSFSQASTLNKHQRIHTGEKPYACQTCKKCFSNSSSLNKHQRIHTGEKPYACQTCEKRFSDSSMLNKHQRIHTGEKPYACQTCEKRFSDSSTLNKHQRTHTGEKPYACQTCEKRFSDSSTLNTHQRTHTGEKPYACQTCEKRFSVSSTLNKHQRTHTGEKPYACQTCEKRFSVSSTLNKHQRTHTGEKPYACQTCEKRFSVSSTLNKHQRTHTGEKPYACQTCEKRFSVSSTLNKHQRTHTGEKPYACQTCEKRFSDSSTLNKHQRTHTGEKPYQCMTCGKSFGQSAHLMKHHCSHNRKSFKRSSDPDLEYRH, encoded by the coding sequence ATGAGACGCTCCAAATTGAAGCTCCACTGTGAGGAACCCTCTGAGAGGCGGTTCTGCTGCTCCATCTGTGACAAGAGCTTCACTATAGAGTTCAGTCTCCTCAAACACATGAAGCTCCATTCTGGAGAGAAACCGTTCCACTGCAGTCACTGTGGCAAAACCTTCACCCAGTTATTCAACCTGATGTCTCACCTGAGGACACACACTGGAGAAAAGCCTTTCCTGTGTAGCCAGTGTGGAAAAAGTTTCTCTTATGTCTCCAATCTAAAAACTCACCTGAGAATTCACACTGGAGAAAAACCTTTCCTGTGTAGCCAGTGTGGAAAAAGTTTCTCTCAAGCCTCCACGCTCAATAAGCACCAGAGAATacacactggagagaaaccCTACGCCTGTCAGACCTGCAAGAAATGCTTCTCAAACTCCTCCTCACTCAATAAGCACCAGAGAATacacactggagagaaaccCTACGCCTGTCAGACCTGCGAGAAACGCTTCTCAGACTCCTCCATGCTCAATAAGCACCAGAGAATacacactggagagaaaccCTACGCCTGTCAGACCTGCGAGAAACGCTTCTCAGACTCCTCCACGCTCAATAAGCACCAGAGaacacacactggagagaaaccCTACGCCTGTCAGACCTGCGAGAAACGCTTCTCAGACTCATCCACGCTCAATACGCACCAGAGaacacacactggagagaaaccCTACGCCTGTCAGACCTGCGAGAAACGCTTCTCAGTCTCCTCCACGCTCAATAAGCACCAGAGaacacacactggagagaaaccCTACGCCTGTCAGACCTGCGAGAAACGCTTCTCAGTCTCCTCCACGCTCAATAAGCACCAGAGaacacacactggagagaaaccCTACGCCTGTCAGACCTGCGAGAAACGCTTCTCAGTCTCCTCCACGCTCAATAAGCACCAGAGaacacacactggagagaaaccCTACGCCTGTCAGACCTGCGAGAAACGCTTCTCAGTCTCCTCCACGCTCAATAAGCACCAGAGaacacacactggagagaaaccCTACGCCTGTCAGACCTGTGAGAAACGCTTCTCAGACTCCTCCACACTTAATAAGCACCAGAGaacacacactggagagaaaccGTACCAATGTATGacgtgtgggaagagttttggACAGTCGGCTCACCTCATGAAGCATCACTGCTCACATAATCGCAAATCCTTTAAACGTTCTTCAGATCCAGATCTGGAATATAGACATTAA
- the zgc:109889 gene encoding actin-binding protein WASF3 isoform X2 encodes MPLVKRSIEPRHLCRGALPDRVSSELECVTNSTLAAVIKQLGSLSRHAEDIFGELFKEANSFCLRMSHLQERVDLLAVKVTQLDSTVEEVSLQDINMRKAFKSSTTQDQQVVSRASIPNPVLEIYQCGDKPPPLNILTPYRDDKKDALKFYTDPSYFFNLWKEKMLQATEDKRKEKRRQKEQQKQVEEPGREVKKVRKARNRRQEWNVLAYDKEFRPDARFTPSPYHGMSSEGSLSPDNRSVLSDVGEHSYPGSPNRPAQQTPPCSAHSTTDGKELILTPTQTLQRGYRPTGTLSTPAGRDTLDRIQPSHTTPPTDPTLNGPRPAQAKDYSSQQSQHSEFFIPPAPPPPPPPIIPSAQTAFDSPTAPASSSSSALPASTMASLSRPYSSSPPAAPPPPPSGPPTHTHPLTYSLPPAPAETAGPRKAQVPLVPMSDARSDLLAAIRRGIQLRKVQEQRELEAKKEPVGNDVATILSRRIAVEYSESDEDSELDENEWSD; translated from the exons ATGCCACTGGTAAAGAGGAGCATTGAGCCCAGGCACCTGTGCAGGGGAGCTCTGCCTGACCGAGTCTCCAGTGAGCTGGAGTGTGTCACCAACAGCACTCTGGCAGCCGTCATCAAACAGCTTGGTAGCCTCA GTCGCCATGCAGAAGACATCTTCGGGGAGCTGTTTAAAGAAGCAAACAGTTTCTGCTTGCGCATGAGTCACCTGCAGGAGCGTGTGGACCTGCTGGCTGTTAAAGTCACCCAGCTGGACTCGACTGTAGAAGAAG TCTCACTGCAGGACATCAACATGAGGAAGGCGTTTAAGAGCTCCACCACTCAGGATCAGCAGGTCGTGTCACGTGCCTCCATCCCCAACCCTGTTCTGGAGATTTACCAGTGTGGAGATAAACCTCCACCACTCAATATCCTCACTCCATACAG AGACGATAAGAAGGACGCTCTGAAATTTTACACAGACCCGTCATACTTCTTCAACCTCTGGAAGGAGAAAATGCTGCAAGCCACAGAGGAcaagaggaaagagaagagacgGCAGaag gagCAGCAGAAGCAGGTAGAGGAACCAGGTCGTGAGGTGAAGAAGGTTCGGAAAGCACGGAACCGCAGACAGGAATGGAACGTGCTGGCCTATGATAAAGAATTTCGCCCTGATGCACGCTTTACTCCCTCCCCATACCACGGCATGTCGTCAGAGGGCTCACTATCACCCGACAACAG GTCGGTGTTATCAGATGTGGGTGAGCACTCGTACCCTGGCAGCCCAAATCGGCCTGCACAACAAACGCCACCATGCAGTGCGCACTCCACCACAGACGGTAAGGAGCTCATCCTCACTCCCACCCAGACACTGCAGCGAGGCTACCGGCCCACTGGCACGCTGTCTACTCCGGCCGGGAGAGACACACTCGATAGAATCCAGCCGTCACACACAACTCCACCCACTGACCCTACCCTCAACGGCCCTCGCCCAGCTCAGGCTAAAgactacag CAGTCAACAATCCCAGCATTCCGAGTTCTTCAtccctcctgctcctcctccaccacctcccCCAATTATTCCCTCAGCTCAGACAGCCTTCGACAGCCCGACTGCTCCcgcctcctcctcttcctccgcTCTTCCCGCCAGCACCATGGCCTCCCTGTCACGCCCCTACAGCTCCTCGCCTCCTGCAGCTCCTCCGCCACCTCCATCCGGACCCCcgacgcacacacacccactcacataCAGCCTGCCTCCAGCCCCTGCTGAGACAGCAGGCCCCAGGAAGGCTCAGGTGCCTCTAGTCCCTATGAGCGATGCCAGGAGTGACCTGCTAGCTGCCATACGCCGAG GAATCCAGTTAAGGAAAGTGCAGGAGCAGAGGGAGCTGGAGGCTAAGAAGGAGCCTGTGGGCAATGATGTAGCCACAATTCTGTCACGCCGCATTGCTGTGGAGTACAGCGAATCAGACGAGGACTCTGAGCTGGATGAAAACGAGTGGTCTGATTGA
- the LOC132849225 gene encoding uncharacterized protein LOC132849225, giving the protein MGVWRESVRIGLIAMMSVERVPWCEGLRQLPADMMISVQSVALNTDLSMNDIELLHTHINELRKEVSVLLHKLFTHNPQAALQHQAAFCPGLKTEVKSETDSVVKLELCSASECKTEPHHTHIHHEDLHTLKWMEDHMAVCKNEPDPVEISHTTHTHADEHTPHIRVKACSVKLVDCRTSDIAHTTEEPSLMKQGHEDDTDDDCSSYGKFS; this is encoded by the exons atgggggtgtggcgtgagagcgTGAGAATCGGGTTAATTGC AATGATGTCAGTGGAGCGTGTGCCGTGGTGTGAGGGTCTCCGACAGCTTCCAGCAGACATGATGATCTCTGTACAGTCAGTCGCTCTGAACACTGATCTCTCCATGAACGACATCGAGCTTCTCCACACTCATATTAATGAGTTGAGGAAGGAGGTGTCAGTGCTGCTCCacaaattatttacacacaaccCACAAGCTGCGCTACAACACCAG GCAGCATTTTGTCCTGGACTGAAGACTGAAGTGAAATCAGAGACTGACTCTGTTGTGAAACTTGAATTGTGTTCAGCTTCTGAGTGTAAAACtgaaccacatcacacacacatccaccatGAAGACCTGCACACACTCAAATGGATGGAGGACCACATGGCTGTTTGTAAAAACGAACCTGACCCAGTGGAAatttcacacactacacacacacacgctgatgaacacacaccacacattcgCGTTAAGGCTTGTTCAGTGAAGCTTGTGGATTGTAGAACCTCAGACATCGCACACACTACTGAAGAACCCAGTCTGATGAAGCAAGGACATGAAGATGATACAGATGATGACTGTAGCAGTTATGGTAAGTTCTCCTGA